Proteins from one Bombyx mori chromosome 25, ASM3026992v2 genomic window:
- the LOC110386926 gene encoding uncharacterized protein LOC110386926 — translation MLCRALLTIVVVTCTLNKTSGQGNTRLLQIKDLLCLLLLSGLQKGDLSENIVKKLQKYNVNIDDVANLNIASACKNLSIINTPVEIYEARNDEKKFTYNNTKSLETNNDEREEIIKLEKQNINDYISEMLKLIPNSKNETIEDSRFIYKDKTKITPAVVHMSTDYTDIIKDKLDDTRKNNQIPNLESLIKLWKTYASDNANILEKQRNLISHVLTTSKPKQKENYLKTDLEGNDVGINKIIDSFLKTKNIQIFNDSEKLGMGDIAKQISAIIANDPRSRSVNLNEFKRDSTKQNAKTDKAIYNNNAQYNGQPTRDMNDMGVSNRDVELNALEQKRTELKNNALNYINNMFRSDETTKVDTVTKTNDNLHDTKESKTENISQPTIFQAPINNLKIQAINDMYSKLGHIYNLDHTTSAPEDALKVIADKIRKLILDDLKRDIVTMTPIMSTTITTTVTTEKSTTAIEKQSETLIDVTDVLKKFMKLFQQLQNKEEKIITELETKQRNENKYSVKTDLVRTPPTPYKPHPVLRYPPLSNNIHQYQDIPYENYHINKHTNNNIFMTKTRSAPITIQTNSNEIKPLGVHLPKTNSLIHQNIIVTTRNPFFSLKVYRDDYSNNGPDRTHRASKEATKIDTDTDFERYRTKNRFYEEKRGYVKYEPAYNERDFNGNYEEKSRSRLRDYRTQNTDYERLRNDNVRGYHEKLERTDNIGRESSDYDNGCCKAKISSRQQVPLSDAKKHQDDARFRNFLRTQQKVNDMLEKILASRTKDEKAKSVETT, via the exons ATGCTGTGCCGCGCGTTGCTGACAATTGTTGTTGTAACATGTACGTTAAACAAAACGAGCGGTCAGGGAAACACGCGTTTGTTACAAATAAAgg ATCTTCTATGTCTATTATTATTGAGCGGTTTACAAAAGGGGGATTTGAGTGAGAATATTGTGAAAAAACTTCAAAAGTACAACGTAAACATTGACGATGTGGCGAATTT AAATATAGCAAGTGCATGTAAAAATCTTTCGATTATAAACACTCCTGTTGAAATCTACGAAGCGAGGaatgatgaaaaaaaattcacttaCAATAACACAAAATCATTAG AAACAAATAACGATGAAAGAGAAGAGATAATTAAacttgaaaaacaaaacattaatgaTTACATTTCTGAAATGCTAAAACTCATACCAAACTCTAAAAATGAAACTATCGAAGATTCTCGATTTATATATAAAGACAAAACGAAAATAACGCCAGCTGTTGTTCACATGTCAACAGATTATACAGATATAATAAAAGATAAGTTAGATGACACACGTAAAAACAATCAAATTCCTAATTTGGAAAGTTTAATCAAATTATGGAAAACTTACGCTTCAGATAACGCTAATATTTTAGAGAAACAAAGAAACTTAATTTCCCATGTACTGACAACATCAAAACCTAAACAAAAagagaattatttaaaaaccgaTTTAGAGGGAAATGATGTTGGTATTAACAAGATAATTGAtagttttttaaaaacaaaaaacattcaaatttttaatgACTCAGAAAAACTAGGTATGGGTGATATAGCCAAGCAAATTAGTGCGATTATTGCTAACGATCCCAGATCTCGAAGCGttaatttgaatgaatttaaaaGGGACAGTACTAAACAAAATGCGAAAACGGATAAAGCTATATATAACAATAACGCGCAATACAATGGACAACCTACACGAGATATGAACGATATGGGCGTATCAAACAGAGATGTCGAACTAAACGCTTTAGAACAAAAAAGAACTGAACTAAAGAATAATGCACTCAATTATATAAACAATATGTTTCGTTCGGATGAAACTACAAAAGTCGATACGGTAACGAAAACCAATGATAATCTTCACGACACAAAAGAGAGTAAAACAGAAAACATTTCACAACCAACAATATTCCAAGCTCCCATTAATAACTTGAAAATACAAGCAATTAATGACATGTATTCGAAACTAGGgcacatttacaatttagatcACACGACTTCTGCTCCTGAAGACGCATTAAAAGTTATAGcggataaaataagaaaattaatattgGATGATTTGAAAAGGGACATTGTAACTATGACTCCAATAATGTCTACAACAATAACAACGACGGTAACAACAG AAAAAAGTACAACAGCAATCGAAAAACAATCCGAAACTCTAATCGACGTTACCGACGTACTGAAAAAGTTCATGAAACTATTCCAACAGCtacaaaataaagaagaaaaaatcataacaGAACTGGAAACTAAGCAACgtaatgaaaacaaatattcaGTTAAAACAGATTTGGTTCGAACACCTCCGACGCCATACAAACCCCACCCAGTATTAAGATATCCACCATTATCCAATAACATACACCAATACCAAGATATTCCTTACGAAAACTACCACattaacaaacatacaaacaataatattttcatgACAAAAACCAGATCAGCTCCGATTACTATTCAAACAAACTCGAACGAAATAAAACCTTTAGGCGTACATTTACCGAAAACAAATTCACTGATTCACCAGAATATAATTGTCACAACGAGAAATCCATTTTTCTCGCTCAAAGTTTACAGAGATGACTATTCAAATAACGGCCCGGATAGAACGCATAGAGCATCAAAGGAAGCGACTAAGATTGATACTGATACGGATTTTGAAAGATATCGGACTAAGAACAGATTTTACGAGGAGAAAAGGGGGTACGTGAAATACGAACCGGCTTATAACGAAAGAGATTTTAATGGAAATTACGAAGAAAAATCTCGTAGCAGACTAAGAGACTATCGAACGCAAAACACTGATTATGAGAGACTCAGAAATGATAACGTTAGGGGTTACCATGAAAAATTGGAGAGAACAGATAACATAGGCAGAGAGTCTTCAGACTATGACAACGGTTGTTGCAAAGCGAAAATCTCTTCAAGACAACAAGTACCGTTGAGTGACGCAAAGAAACATCAAGATGATGCACGTTTTAGAAATTTTCTTAGAACGCAGCAAAAGGTTAACGATATGCTGGAAAAGATTTTGGCGAGCAGAACTAAAGACGAAAAAGCGAAAAGCGTCGAAACTACGTGA